Proteins co-encoded in one Medicago truncatula cultivar Jemalong A17 chromosome 8, MtrunA17r5.0-ANR, whole genome shotgun sequence genomic window:
- the LOC11437218 gene encoding ras-related protein RABC1, with protein MDSSSGQQEFDYMFKLLMIGDSGVGKSSLLLRFTSDDFDDLSPTIGVDFKVKYVTIEGKKLKLAIWDTAGQERFRTLTSSYYRGAQGIIMVYDVTRRETFTNLSEIWAKEIDLYSTNQDCMKMLVGNKVDKEGDRVVTKKEGIDFAREYGCLFIECSAKTRVNVQQCFEELVLKVLDTPSLLAEGSKGVKKNIFKDKPQSDASASGCC; from the exons ATGGATTCGAGTTCAGGGCAGCAAGAATTCGATTATATGTTCAAATTGTTAATGATTGGGGATTCTGGTGTTGGCAAAAGTAGTCTTCTTCTCAGATTCACCtctgatgattttgatgatctCTCTCCCACCATTG GTGTTGATTTTAAGGTCAAATATGTCACGATAGAGGGTAAAAAGCTTAAGCTTGCCATTTGGGATACTG CTGGTCAGGAGAGATTTAGAACACTGACAAGTTCTTACTACAGAGGGGCTCAAGGAATCATCATGG TTTATGACGTAACACGGCGAGAAACATTTACAAATCTCTCTGAAATATGGGCAAAGGAAATAGACCTTTATTCAACAAATCAAGACTGCATGAAGATGCTTGTTGGAAACAAAGTAGATAAG GAGGGTGATAGAGTTGTGACAAAGAAAGAGGGAATAGACTTTGCTAGGGAGTATGGTTGCCTATTTATTGAATGCAGTGCTAAAACTCGAGTAAATGTGCAGCAATGCTTTGAAGAGCTTGTTTTGAAG GTTCTTGATACACCTAGCCTTTTAGCCGAGGGCTCTAAGGGAgtaaaaaagaacatttttaaGGACAAACCTCAGTCTGATGCATCCGCCAGCGGTTGTTGCTGA
- the LOC11427574 gene encoding uncharacterized protein: protein MVGACRAVAAPPISHLPLRNPKTIRIKNSCHQNKTKAFRAQLSNRRLFLFSIPLSSFIFLPFPAFCEGDSVISQEYDPVTRSERDASALISQRVSRGVELLEKGRELQALGDFNGALQYFSQVIESYKDLAFSEYARVGRALALYEIGDREEAIAEMEDVSISLKGYPEVHAALAAALYADKHAALLAENQFTIATLLDPHFTDLSYVRDTKHWPPSLISSLQHFITLS from the exons ATGGTAGGTGCATGCAGAGCAGTAGCAGCACCACCCATTTCCCATCTTCCGTTGCGAAATCCTAAAACCATCAGAATTAAGAATTCTTGTCATCAGAACAAAACCAAAGCTTTCAGAGCTCAACTTTCAAATAGACGCTTGTTCCTTTTCTCTATTCCCCTCTCTAGTTTCATTTTCCTTCCTTTTCCTGCGTTTTGTGAAGGTGACAGTGTCATTTCACAAGAGTATGACCCGGTAACTCGTTCTGAAAGAGATGCAAGTGCTTTAATCTCACAAAGAGTTTCTCGTGGTGTTGAGTTGTTGGAGAAAGGTAGAGAGTTGCAGGCTCTTGGTGACTTCAATGGCGCTCTTCAATACTTTTCTCAG GTGATTGAAAGCTACAAAGACCTAGCATTCTCTGAGTATGCAAGGGTAGGAAGAGCACTAGCCCTATATGAAATTGGTGACAGAGAAGAAGCAATAGCAGAGATGGAAGACGTTTCAATATCACTAAAAGGGTATCCAG AAGTACATGCAGCTCTTGCAGCAGCCTTATATGCAGATAAGCATGCTGCGTTGCTTGCTGAAAACCAGTTTACAATTGCAACTCTTCTTGATCCTCATTTTACAGATCTTTCATATGTTAGAGACACAAAGCACTGGCCTCCGAGTTTGATTAGTTCTCTGCAGCATTTCATTACACTATCTTAA
- the LOC11436771 gene encoding 40S ribosomal protein S12 — MSGEEEVVVAEPVVAAAGIPGEPMDIMTAVQLVLRKSRAYGGLARGLHESAKVIEKHAAQLCVLAEDCDQPDYVKLVKALCAEHSVSLLTVPNAKTLGEWAGLCKIDSEGKARKVTGCSCVVVKDFGEEHEAYNVVLQHVKSN; from the exons ATGTCTGG AGAAGAGGAAGTTGTTGTAGCTGAGCCAGTTGTTGCTGCAGCTGGAATTCCAGGAGAGCCAATGGATATTATGACCGCAGTTCAGCTTGTGTTGAGAAAGTCTCGTGCTTATGGTGGACTTGCACGCGGTCTTCATGAAAGTGCTAAAGTGATCGAGAAGCATGCTGCACAGCTCTGTGTTCTTGCTGAGGATTGTGACCAACCTGATTACGTCAAGTTGGTGAAAGCCCTTTGTGCTGAACACAGCGTCAGCTTGTTGACTGTTCCAAATGCAAAGACCCTTGGAGAATGGGCTGGT TTGTGCAAAATTGATTCAGAAGGAAAAGCTAGGAAGGTAACTGGTTGCTCCTGTGTGGTTGTCAAG GATTTCGGCGAGGAACATGAAGCATACAACGTTGTTCTTCAGCACGTGAAATCTAACTGA
- the LOC11442398 gene encoding cation/H(+) antiporter 15 translates to MADMNATADEMVCYSPTMITTNGIWQGDNPLDYSLPLFILQVILVVIATRIFVFILKPIRQPRVIAEILGGIVLGPSVLGRNKTFADAVFPLRSVMVIETMANVGLLYFLFLVGVGMDASALRRIGRKSITIAVAGMILPFGTGALFSIFLLKNTEKAYVGAFVLMLGVVLSVTAFPVLARILAELKLINTELGRVALSSALINDVLSWVLLAIAIAMAENERVTLASIMVVLSSAAFVAFNVFVVRPIIMWIIRKTPEGETFSDFYICLILAGVMISGFITDAIGTHSVFGAFVFGLIIPTGPLGFALIEKLEDFVSGLLLPLFFAISGLKTDVGLIDGPSTWAVIILLVILACVGKVVGTLIVALSYQMSVSDGAALGMLMNTKGLVEILVLNIGRDQKVLDEGAFATMVVITIMMTGLIVPGISIIYRPSRGMISYKRRTIQMSKKDAEFRVLVCIHTPRNVPTMINLLEASNPTKKSPICIYVVHLVELTGRTSALLIVHTSRKSDHPALNRTEAQSDHIINAFENYEQHAEHVSVQPLTAISPYSTMHEDICTLAEEKRVAFIIIPFHKQQTVDGGMESTNMAFRTVNQNVLANSPCSVGILVDRGLNSSNRLIADQMSHHIAVLFFGGPDDREALSYGWRMSEHSGISLTVMRFVPGDEITMNENISTRDNNVNRQRVLDVETEEDSEKQMDEKFLHWFTMSHVNDDSIAYIEKVVNNGEETVAAIRSMGDVFGLFIVGRGQGVISPLTAGLTDWSECPELGAIGDLLASSDFATIASVLVVQQYVGAGTEDGLGTPVLTNEDYVSHHSVTPPRGHQSVFNTERL, encoded by the exons atggcagATATGAACGCAACCGCAGATGAGATGGTGTGTTATTCACCAACTATGATAACAACAAATGGAATATGGCAAGGAGATAACCCTTTAGACTATTCTCTTCCTCTCTTCATTCTACAAGTTATTTTAGTTGTTATTGCCACCCGAATCTTCGTCTTCATACTCAAGCCCATTCGTCAGCCACGCGTTATAGCCGAAATCTTG GGAGGGATAGTATTGGGTCCTTCTGTTCTTGGTCGAAACAAAACATTTGCAGATGCTGTTTTTCCTCTAAGAAGTGTGATGGTGATTGAAACAATGGCAAACGTTggtcttttatattttctattcttGGTTGGAGTAGGCATGGATGCATCTGCACTACGACGCATAGGTAGAAAATCAATTACCATAGCAGTAGCTGGTATGATATTACCATTCGGAACAGGAGCactattttccatctttttgttaaaaaacaccGAAAAAGCTTATGTAGGAGCTTTTGTTCTAATGCTTGGTGTTGTTCTTTCTGTTACTGCATTTCCTGTTCTTGCTAGGATCCTTGCAGAGCTAAAACTGATCAACACAGAGTTGGGCAGGGTTGCTCTTTCATCTGCACTCATTAATGATGTTTTGTCATGGGTACTTTTGGCCATAGCAATTGCTATGGCAGAGAATGAAAGAGTTACTTTGGCTTCTATAATGGTTGTGTTGTCAAGTGCAGCATTTGTTGcttttaatgtttttgttgtaaGACCAATAATCATGTGGATAATAAGGAAAACACCAGAAGGCGAAACGTTTAGCGATTTCTATATTTGTTTGATACTAGCAGGTGTGATGATATCTGGTTTCATCACAGATGCTATTGGAACTCATTCTGTTTTTGGAGCTTTTGTGTTTGGTTTGATTATTCCAACTGGACCACTTGGTTTTGCTCTTATTGAAAAGCTTGAGGACTTTGTTTCTGGACTTTTGCTTCCTCTCTTTTTTGCAATTAGTGGCCTAAAGACTGACGTTGGCCTCATCGATGGTCCTTCTACATGGGCAGTTATAATCCTTCTTGTTATTTTGGCTTGTGTTGGCAAAGTGGTTGGAACTTTAATTGTTGCTCTTAGTTATCAAATGTCAGTTTCTGACGGAGCTGCACTTGGCATGCTCATGAACACAAAAGGCCTTGTTGAAATTCTTGTTCTTAACATCGGTAGGGATCAAAAG GTTTTGGATGAGGGGGCATTTGCAACCATGGTGGTTATAACTATAATGATGACTGGATTGATTGTACCTGgaatatcaattatatatagACCATCAAGGGGAATGATATCTTACAAAAGAAGAACAATTCAAATGTCAAAAAAAGATGCAGAGTTTAGAGTACTAGTGTGTATTCATACCCCTAGAAATGTTCCAACAATGATCAACCTCCTGGAAGCCTCAAATCCAACAAAAAAGTCACCAATATGTATCTATGTTGTCCATTTAGTTGAACTTACCGGTCGAACATCAGCATTACTCATTGTCCATACCTCTAGAAAATCAGATCACCCGGCTCTTAACAGGACTGAAGCTCAATCTGATCATATTATCAATGCCTTTGAAAACTATGAACAACATGCCGAACATGTATCAGTCCAACCTTTGACTGCAATCTCCCCTTACTCTACAATGCATGAAGATATATGCACTTTAGCCGAAGAAAAGCGTGTCGCCTTTATAATCATCCCTTTTCATAAGCAACAAACAGTTGATGGCGGAATGGAATCAACAAACATGGCATTTCGAACTGTTAACCAAAATGTATTAGCGAATTCGCCTTGTTCGGTTGGAATTCTAGTAGATAGAGGCTTAAATAGTTCAAACCGTCTAATAGCTGATCAAATGTCTCATCATATagcagttttgttttttggaGGACCAGATGATAGAGAAGCATTAAGTTATGGTTGGAGAATGTCGGAACATTCTGGAATAAGTCTAACCGTAATGCGTTTTGTTCCTGGAGATGAAATAACGATGAACGAAAATATTAGTACCCGTGATAACAATGTAAATAGACAAAGAGTATTAGATGTTGAAACAGAAGAAGATAGTGAAAAGCAAATGGATGAGAAGTTTTTGCATTGGTTCACAATGAGCCATGTGAATGATGATTCAATTGCATATATTGAAAAGGTTGTAAACAATGGCGAGGAAACTGTCGCAGCGATAAGGTCTATGGGTGATGTATTTGGCCTTTTTATAGTTGGGAGAGGACAAGGAGTTATATCACCGCTGACGGCAGGGCTAACTGACTGGAGTGAGTGTCCTGAATTAGGAGCAATTGGTGATTTGTTAGCATCATCTGATTTTGCAACAATTGCTTCAGTGTTGGTAGTTCAACAATATGTTGGAGCTGGTACTGAAGATGGATTGGGAACACCAGTGTTAACAAATGAAGATTATGTTAGTCATCATTCTGTTACACCACCAAGGgggcatcaatctgtttttaaTACAGAAAGGTTGTGA
- the LOC11435699 gene encoding NAC domain-containing protein 104, whose product MMGSESSVKLPPGFYFSPTDEELVLHFLYSKASLPYHPNIIPELHLSHHDPWEIYGKALSSENEHYFFTEVKENRSTENGYWKEIGVTKPINKLGMKKYLVFNLGEGIETSWVMEEYHISSSPDENWSKWVLCKVYEKEKKMSQEGASCCYSDEDIDDNGTDVSWLDEVFMSLDDDDLDQTSLPN is encoded by the exons atgaTGGGGAGTGAAAGCAGTGTGAAGCTTCCACCTGGGTTTTACTTTTCTCCAACAGACGAAGAACTAgtccttcattttctctattcCAAGGCTTCTTTACCATATCATCCTAACATCATACCTGAACTTCACTTGTCTCACCATGATCCTTGGGAAATATACG GTAAAGCATTGTCAAGTGAAAATGAGCACTACTTTTTCACGGAAGTGAAGGAAAATAGAAGCACTGAAAATGGATATTGGAAGGAAATTGGGGTCACAAAACCTATAAATAAATTGGGAATGAAGAAGTACCTTGTATTCAACCTTGGGGAAGGAATTGAAACAAGTTGGGTAATGGAAGAATATCATATTTCCTCATCTCCG GATGAGAATTGGAGCAAATGGGTTTTATGCAAAGTttatgaaaaggaaaagaagatgTCACAAGAAGGTGCAAGCTGTTGTTATAGCGATGAGGATATTGATGATAATGGAACAGATGTGTCATGGCTAGATGAAGTTTTTATGTCCTTAGATGATGATGATCTTGATCAAACAAGCCTACCTAATTAG
- the LOC11442399 gene encoding histone deacetylase 14 produces the protein MHLPYYLPRSPPSSSGKSIFLLNHHVNKWKNHRHKVVKKCLGASIYCSSDVPSIQQLSHARLIYSVAPSMGHNQESHPESHFRVPAIVTALQQMKLTSKFRGSEVIELQNFEPASTDDIASVHARAYVSGLEKVMDQALEKGLIVVDGSGPTYATSTTFQESIVAAGAGLALVDSVVAASKIMKDPPTGFALIRPPGHHAIPKGPMGFCIFGNVAIAARHAQRVHGLKRVFIIDFDVHHGNGTNDAFYDDPDVFFLSFHQDGSYPGTGKFDEVGAGDGEGTTLNLPLPGGSGDTAIRSVFDEVVVPCAQRFKPDIILVSAGYDGHVLDPLANLQLTTGTYYMLASSIKQLAKDLCGGRCVFFLEGGYNLKSLSYSVADTFRALLGDKSLASEFDNPNILYEEPTKKIKQAIQRIKCVHSL, from the exons ATGCACCTCCCCTACTACCTTCCTCGCTCTCCTCCTTCTTCATCCg GGAAATCAATCTTTCTCCTTAATCATCATGTAAACAAGTGGAAGAATCACAGACACAAAGTTGTGAAGAAATGTTTAGGAGCGTCTATATACTGTTCAAGCGATGTTCCCTCTATTCAGCAATTGAGTCATGCTCGGCTTATTTATTCCGTTGCTCCATCTATGGGCCACAATCAG GAGTCTCATCCAGAATCACATTTTAGAGTTCCTGCTATTGTCACTGCCCTCCAACAAATGAAACTCACTTCAAAG TTTCGTGGCTCTGAGGTCATTGAACTTCAAAATTTTGAGCCTGCTTCTACCGACGACATTGCAAGTGTGCATGCAAGAGCCTATGTTTCTGGGCTTGAAAAG GTTATGGATCAAGCTTTGGAGAAGGGACTTATTGTCGTTGATGGTTCAGGACCAACATACGCTACTTCCACT ACCTTCCAGGAGTCAATAGTAGCAGCTGGTGCTGGATTAGCCTTAGTTGACTCAGTG GTCGCAGCTTCAAAGATAATGAAAGATCCACCCACTGGTTTTGCATTGATAAGACCACCAGGACATCACGCCATTCCAAAAGGACCTATGGGCTTCTGCATTTTTGGAAATGTGGCCATTGCAGCTCGTCATGCTCAGCGTGTTCATGGACTGAAGCGCGTGTTTATAATTGACTTTGATGTTCACCACGGGAATGGAACAAATGATGCTTTCTACGATGATCCAGACGtatttttcctttccttccatCAA GATGGAAGCTATCCAGGTACCGGCAAATTTGATGAGGTGGGGGCTGGGGATGGTGAAGGAACCACATTAAATCTGCCTCTTCCTGGAGGTTCAGGTGATACTGCTATTAGATCTGTGTTCGATGAAGTTGTTGTACCTTGTGCTCAAAGATTTAAGCCAGACATCATTCTTGTTTCTGCTGG GTATGATGGCCACGTGTTAGATCCACTAGCTAATCTTCAATTAACAACGGGAACATATTACATGCTTGCGTCCAGTATTAAACAACTAGCAAAAGACTTATGTGGGGGACGATGTGTATTTTTCTTGGAAGGAGGATATAATCTCAAGTCTCTTTCATATTCAGTGGCAGACACATTTCGTGCTCTTCTTGGGGACAAAAGCTTGGCATCTGAGTTTGATAACCCAAATATTTTGTATGAAGAGCCAACAAAAAAGATTAAGCAAGCAATTCAGAGGATAAAATGCGTTCATTCCCTGTGA
- the LOC11440982 gene encoding ABC transporter G family member 5, with translation MKMQGCEVEVIGINYKIHTNKAEHPFKIFSKSPQLVNTNVQETEEVEKGCSGVRHVLKNVSFQARPWEILAIVGPSGAGKSSLLEILAGKHRPQKGSVLLNQKPVDKSQFRKLSGYVTQKDTLFPLLTVEETMMFSAKLRLKLPQQQQCSRVKSLIKELGLDHVAGTRIGDDRVRGISGGERRRVSIGVEVIHDPKVLILDEPTSGLDSTSALQIIDMLKVMAETRGRTIILSIHQPGFRIVKLFNSLLLLANGSVLHHGTADLLSVNLRLMGLELPLHVNVVEFAIDSIDVIQQQQQWQVETETPRRLQGTTQQKKGRDDEQQGDDKSGKFTLQQLFQQSKVIDEDIINKTGTGMDFSYDFANSRLRETMILTHRFSKNIFRTKELFACRTIQMLISGLVLGSIFCNLKDDLRGTQERVGLFAFILTFLLSSSIEALPIFLQEREILMKETSCGSYRVSSYAIANGLVYLPFLLILAILFTVPLYWLVGLNTNFTAFLHFLLLIWLVLYTANSVVVCFSALVPNFIVGNSVINGVIGSFFLFSGYFISNHEIPSYWIFMHYISLFKYPFEGFLINEFSNSKKCLEYMFGACVMKGEDVLKEEGYGGEGSRWKNVGVTVCFIMVYRFISYVILRYKCSERS, from the coding sequence ATGAAGATGCAGGGCTGTGAGGTTGAAGTCATTGGCATAAACTACAAAATCCACACAAACAAAGCAGAACacccttttaaaatcttcagCAAATCTCCACAACTAGTAAATACTAATGTTCAAGAAACAGAAGAAGTTGAAAAAGGTTGCAGTGGAGTTAGGCATGTACTCAAGAATGTGAGTTTCCAAGCCAGACCATGGGAAATTCTAGCAATTGTTGGACCAAGTGGAGCTGGAAAATCATCACTTCTTGAGATCCTAGCAGGTAAACACAGACCACAAAAAGGGTCTGTGTTGTTGAACCAGAAGCCAGTAGACAAATCTCAGTTCAGAAAGCTATCAGGATATGTTACTCAAAAGGACACTTTGTTTCCCTTACTTACAGTTGAAGAAACCATGATGTTCAGTGCAAAACTAAGGCTAAAGCttcctcaacaacaacaatgttcAAGGGTCAAGTCACTGATTAAAGAGCTTGGACTTGATCATGTTGCTGGTACTAGAATTGGTGATGATCGAGTCCGAGGTATATCAGGCGGTGAAAGGCGAAGAGTTTCTATTGGTGTTGAAGTCATACATGATCCAAAAGTTTTGATTCTTGATGAACCAACTTCAGGGCTTGATAGTACTTCAGCTTTGCAAATTATTGACATGCTTAAGGTTATGGCTGAAACTAGAGGAAGAACTATAATACTAAGTATTCATCAACCAGGTTTCAGAATAGTGAAGCTGTTCAATTCATTGTTGTTGTTAGCTAATGGTTCTGTGTTACATCATGGAACTGCTGATTTACTGAGTGTGAATTTGAGATTGATGGGTCTAGAGCTTCCTCTTCATGTTAATGTAGTTGAATTTGCTATTGATTCCATTGAtgtcattcaacaacaacaacaatggcaGGTGGAAACCGAAACACCAAGGCGATTGCAAGGGACAACGCAACAAAAGAAAGGCAGAGATGATGAACAACAAGGTGACGATAAAAGTGGTAAGTTCACTTTGCAACAGCTCTTTCAACAATCTAAAGTAATTgatgaagatatcatcaataagACTGGAACTGGGATGGATTTCTCATATGATTTTGCTAATTCCAGATTGAGAGAAACTATGATTCTAACTCATAGATTCTCCAAAAACATATTTCGTACAAAAGAGCTATTTGCATGCAGGACAATTCAGATGCTGATTTCAGGACTAGTTTTAGGATCCATCTTTTGTAACCTCAAAGATGATCTAAGAGGAACACAAGAAAGGGTTGGTCTATTTGCTTTCATATTAACTTTTCTGTTATCAAGCAGCATAGAAGCTCTACCAATTTTTCTACAAGAAAGGGAAATTCTCATGAAGGAAACATCTTGTGGAAGCTACCGCGTATCATCTTATGCTATTGCAAATGGCTTAGTTTACTTGCCATTTCTTCTAATCCTAGCCATTTTGTTCACAGTTCCTTTATACTGGCTTGTTGGTCTCAACACAAACTTCACTGCTTTTTTGCACTTTCTGTTACTGATATGGCTTGTTCTTTATACAGCCAATTCAGTTGTGGTTTGTTTCAGTGCTCTTGTGCCTAATTTCATTGTTGGAAATTCAGTGATTAATGGCGTTATAGGCTCTTTCTTCTTGTTCTCTGGTTACTTCATCTCAAACCATGAGATTCCTAGTTACTGGATTTTCATGCATTATATATCACTTTTTAAGTATCCCTTTGAAGGGTTTCTGATCAATGAGTTCTCCAACTCAAAGAAGTGTTTGGAATATATGTTTGGTGCATGTGTGATGAAGGGAGAGGATGTGCTTAAAGAAGAAGGGTATGGAGGAGAAGGTAGTAGATGGAAGAATGTTGGTGTCACTGTTTGCTTCATCATGGTTTACAGATTCATTTCTTATGTTATTCTTAGATACAAATGTTCAGAGAGGAGTTAA